DNA sequence from the Cellulophaga sp. HaHaR_3_176 genome:
CGTCAGATAAATCATAGATAGAATGTTGGTTCTAAAGGTTTTCTCTAAATGCTCAATAGAAATATCAGAAAATTCTTCTTCTACATATTGTGTAGCAGCATTATTAACTAAAATATCAATTTTTCCATAGGTTTTTATCACAGTCTCTATAAGATTTTGGCAGTATGTAAAATCTTTAAGGTCTCCACTAATCTTGATGCAATTTTGACCTTCTTTCTGTATTATAGCGGCTGTTTCTTCAGCATCTTTACGTTCGTTTAAGTACGCTATCGCAATATCTGCACCTTCTTTGGCATAATGTACCGCTATGGCGCGTCCTATTCCGCTATCGCCACCCGTTATTAAAGCTACTTTTCCTTTCAGTTTTCCACTTCCTTTATAAGTAGATTTTATAATTTCAGGCTTTTCGTTCATGGCTGATTCCA
Encoded proteins:
- a CDS encoding SDR family oxidoreductase, with the protein product MGKDLKQKDAQEIGRPGLESAMNEKPEIIKSTYKGSGKLKGKVALITGGDSGIGRAIAVHYAKEGADIAIAYLNERKDAEETAAIIQKEGQNCIKISGDLKDFTYCQNLIETVIKTYGKIDILVNNAATQYVEEEFSDISIEHLEKTFRTNILSMIYLTQQAYQYMGKGARIINTTSITGYKGHNELIDYASTKGAITSFTRSLSAQLAPKGILVNGVAPGPIWTPLIPATMTDIGDFGKNTPLGRCGQPSEVAPAYVYLAAEDSSYMTGQILHINGGIVVGG